One Streptomyces sp. NBC_00554 DNA segment encodes these proteins:
- a CDS encoding putative T7SS-secreted protein, whose product MTPRPKDWTPMYDSDPVPGDPYEVARLGKKLRGMAEEIDKQARNIKALASVDGWDSDAGRAFHEIAGDASGRLKKAYDRYDEAATALGTKVKDGESEEYASELSRAQRVADKALEDFRAAEVDHKAALKILEPTVGTVPSKDDHVERTKQEKKRDDAAHLMAVARSQIEGAKEIRDDAAKRAARRIKNVIHHDGVRDPGGIMNWIADNADWISTAATVLAVAALIAAVVLSGGTLAVFLVVAAGALSATALSGRLYDYFARGGKFDWLKITFDVLGIIPGLGAVRGLTAAAKGSRLLVASDAVWAGFTNGFAVKSINRGVGLASKFLTKRGITKVRLPEGGFDPVTITRYIKGAALGNAYVQSLLRLRRYFPQDDTANPVSPAPGTARPTTPPDPTPSPSGGARTPSPTPQPSPSPTSFHGALAPVG is encoded by the coding sequence GTGACACCCCGTCCAAAGGACTGGACCCCGATGTACGACTCCGACCCGGTGCCCGGTGATCCGTACGAGGTGGCACGGCTCGGCAAGAAGCTCCGTGGCATGGCCGAAGAGATCGACAAACAGGCCCGGAACATCAAGGCGTTGGCATCGGTCGACGGCTGGGACAGCGACGCGGGCCGCGCCTTCCACGAGATCGCGGGCGACGCGTCCGGGCGCCTGAAGAAGGCGTACGACCGCTACGACGAGGCTGCGACGGCGCTCGGTACGAAGGTCAAGGACGGGGAGTCGGAGGAGTACGCCAGTGAGCTGAGCCGGGCGCAGCGGGTCGCCGACAAGGCGCTGGAGGACTTCCGCGCCGCGGAGGTCGATCACAAGGCGGCCCTCAAGATCCTGGAGCCGACCGTCGGCACGGTCCCGTCCAAGGACGACCACGTGGAGCGCACGAAGCAGGAGAAGAAGCGGGACGACGCCGCGCATCTCATGGCTGTGGCGCGCAGCCAGATCGAGGGCGCCAAGGAGATCCGCGACGACGCGGCGAAGCGGGCTGCCAGGAGGATCAAGAACGTGATCCACCACGACGGGGTCCGGGACCCTGGCGGGATCATGAACTGGATTGCCGACAACGCGGACTGGATATCGACCGCGGCCACGGTTCTGGCGGTGGCTGCGCTGATCGCGGCGGTCGTGCTGTCGGGTGGCACACTCGCCGTCTTCCTTGTCGTCGCGGCGGGCGCACTCAGTGCCACCGCTCTGTCGGGCCGTCTGTACGACTACTTCGCGCGCGGCGGGAAGTTCGACTGGTTGAAGATCACCTTCGATGTGCTCGGAATCATCCCGGGACTCGGGGCGGTGAGGGGGCTCACCGCGGCGGCCAAGGGGTCACGGCTGCTGGTCGCGAGCGACGCCGTCTGGGCGGGCTTCACCAACGGCTTCGCCGTGAAGAGCATCAACAGGGGCGTCGGCCTCGCCTCCAAGTTCCTCACCAAACGAGGCATCACCAAGGTCAGACTTCCTGAAGGAGGGTTCGACCCGGTGACCATCACGCGCTACATCAAGGGCGCCGCACTCGGCAACGCATACGTACAGAGCCTGCTGAGGCTGAGGCGCTACTTCCCCCAGGACGACACAGCGAACCCGGTGAGTCCTGCGCCCGGTACCGCCCGGCCCACCACTCCGCCCGACCCGACCCCCAGTCCGTCCGGCGGGGCGAGAACCCCCTCGCCGACGCCGCAACCGAGCCCGTCGCCGACCTCGTTCCACGGCGCGTTGGCGCCCGTCGGGTAA
- a CDS encoding WXG100 family type VII secretion target, whose protein sequence is MGKKDADLTYAEMEKEAGKLLKDMDRLHTELDTIDDRIKTLVDNGGYTTQKGSSAFEESFKDFTKGAKKAMEGLEGMSKFLTSAKQAYEDLDDQLARSAKG, encoded by the coding sequence ATGGGCAAGAAGGATGCAGATCTCACATATGCCGAGATGGAGAAGGAGGCCGGCAAGCTTCTGAAGGACATGGACCGTCTGCACACGGAACTCGACACCATCGACGACCGCATCAAGACGCTCGTGGACAACGGCGGCTACACGACCCAGAAGGGTTCGTCGGCTTTTGAGGAGTCCTTCAAGGACTTCACCAAGGGTGCGAAGAAGGCCATGGAGGGACTTGAGGGCATGTCCAAGTTCCTGACCTCGGCCAAGCAGGCCTACGAGGACCTGGACGACCAGCTGGCGCGCAGCGCCAAGGGCTGA
- a CDS encoding FtsK/SpoIIIE domain-containing protein — protein sequence MRLSLTVVDPIGGASADVVLDADPESSVGDITRELARHVGLGDSAQIIPIGAQRGPGGGIAQAYVDGYALDPSATVVGSPLREGAVVSLHDPAGCLLGEPTGVVELRVAGGPAAGAVHRLGVGRYDIGSGSAAPLRVDDPELAARAATLSIAIDGTCQIAVHGDKNDKGDKQGVRLDGEELDGDSWPLGSQLALGNTLLEIVGYTPPNAALKWSDDGSGLDYNRPPRLRPAERQTHFRLPSPPGDFEARPLPWLMALFPLVGAVVAAMIFQRWYYLIMAGLSPIMLFGNYFMDKKHGRKSHAKQLKEYKEHKERIEKDAQDALRTERLDRRNAIPDPAAVLNFGTGPRTRLWERRRTDADHLVMRVGTGRVPSVVVLDDPEQDDHKRQVTWDIEDAPVALPLKDLGVIGIAGPGDSAHALGRWAVAQAAVLHSPMDVQFYVLTENEAHTRWDWTRWLPHARPSGGQDANVLIGTDSETVGARVGELTQLLDARQKAVKEAGGSGAGLIDADIVVVWDGSRRLRSMPGVVRLLREGPGVSMYAICLDEEERFLPGECQAVVVAEPRRTEETPGQAAGFAAAAPPSAGGFPSFHAWHQTAEQDSEGAEKVLELRLRVEQSGHRRMTDVRPDFVSPAWCARLARSLSALRDISGETEDSALPGSSRLLDVLQLEPPTRDAIAARWRMGGQSTMAVVGESYDGPFGIDIRRDGPHGLIAGTTGSGKSELLQTIVAALAVANTPENMTFVLVDYKGGSAFKDCVKLPHTVGMVTDLDAHLVERALESLGAELKRREHILAAADAKDIEDYQDLVRRDPSNPPVPRLLIVIDEFASMVRDLPDFVTGLVNIAQRGRSLGIHLLLATQRPSGVVSPEIRANTNLRIALRVTDGSESSDVIDSPEAGHISKSTPGRAYVRLGHASLVPFQSGRVGGRRPGAADPQTLAPWAGPLQWEDLGRAALVKPKAEARQEEEITDLKVLVDAVQEANRALGIPAQHSPWLPALEETLLLDAIPPVRSAGALPAAPYGVEDLPAAQDRRPVAVDFATFGHLLVGGAPRTGRSQLLRTIAGSLARTHSVADVHLYGIDCGNGALNALTRLPHCGAVVGRNQLERVVRLFARLKGELTRRQDLFADQGYADIGEQRAAAGEDERLPHIVLLLDRWEGWLPTLGEYDHGDLTDQLMAMMREGASVGIHVVITGDRQILSGRIGSLTEDKYGLRLADRGDFSMLDINSRKVPEEIPPGRAFRNETATETQFALLSEDTTGQGQAAALIAIGDAAAARDTAIPRSRRPFKVDVLPSRISFADAWGMRDPETSTSPLWALVGVGGDELTAFGPDLAEGVPAFVIGGPAKSGRSTVLLNFARSYLAQGVRLVVAAPRQSPLRELEGQEGVLKVFTGRDIEDDDLEEAIASATPEQPIAVLVDDAEVLDDCDAEDIFKKILQSGVEDGIALVIAGDEEEICDGFSGWQVDAKKARRGILLSPQDSSAGDLIGIRTTRSMVGGPIAPGKGMLHLGTGEHITITTPM from the coding sequence GTGCGCCTGAGTCTGACCGTCGTCGACCCCATCGGCGGTGCGAGTGCCGATGTGGTGCTTGATGCCGATCCCGAGTCGTCCGTCGGCGACATCACCCGGGAGCTGGCGCGACATGTCGGTCTGGGCGACAGTGCGCAGATCATCCCCATTGGAGCCCAACGCGGCCCCGGCGGCGGGATAGCGCAGGCGTACGTCGACGGATACGCCCTGGACCCGAGCGCGACCGTCGTCGGGTCGCCGCTGCGGGAGGGTGCCGTCGTCAGCCTCCACGATCCGGCCGGCTGCCTGCTCGGGGAGCCGACCGGAGTGGTGGAACTGCGGGTGGCCGGCGGTCCGGCGGCCGGTGCGGTGCACCGGCTCGGAGTCGGGCGGTACGACATCGGCAGCGGCTCGGCCGCGCCCCTCCGTGTCGACGATCCCGAACTGGCCGCGCGTGCGGCCACGTTGTCGATCGCAATCGACGGAACCTGCCAGATCGCCGTGCACGGCGACAAGAACGACAAGGGAGACAAGCAGGGCGTCCGCCTCGACGGTGAGGAACTCGACGGCGACTCCTGGCCCCTCGGCTCCCAGCTCGCCCTCGGCAACACCCTGCTGGAAATCGTCGGTTACACGCCGCCGAACGCGGCCCTGAAGTGGTCGGACGACGGATCCGGCCTCGACTACAACCGGCCCCCTCGGCTGCGTCCGGCCGAGCGCCAGACCCACTTTCGGCTGCCCTCGCCGCCCGGAGACTTCGAAGCCCGGCCGCTGCCCTGGCTGATGGCACTGTTCCCGCTGGTCGGCGCCGTGGTCGCGGCCATGATCTTCCAGCGCTGGTACTACCTGATCATGGCCGGGCTGAGCCCGATCATGCTCTTCGGCAACTACTTCATGGACAAGAAGCACGGCCGGAAGTCACATGCCAAGCAGCTGAAGGAGTACAAGGAACACAAGGAGCGGATCGAGAAGGACGCCCAGGACGCGCTGCGCACCGAGCGACTGGACCGGCGGAACGCCATCCCCGACCCTGCCGCCGTACTCAACTTCGGGACCGGCCCCCGTACCCGGCTGTGGGAGCGGCGGCGCACCGATGCGGACCACCTGGTGATGCGGGTCGGTACCGGCCGGGTCCCGTCCGTGGTCGTGCTCGACGACCCGGAGCAGGACGACCACAAGCGCCAGGTCACCTGGGACATCGAGGACGCGCCGGTGGCGCTGCCGCTCAAGGATCTCGGTGTCATCGGCATCGCCGGGCCCGGCGACTCGGCCCATGCGCTGGGCCGTTGGGCCGTCGCCCAGGCCGCGGTCCTGCACAGCCCCATGGACGTCCAGTTCTACGTGCTGACCGAGAACGAGGCGCACACCCGCTGGGACTGGACGCGCTGGCTGCCGCACGCGCGTCCGTCGGGCGGTCAGGACGCCAACGTGCTGATCGGCACGGACTCCGAGACCGTGGGTGCCCGCGTCGGTGAACTCACGCAGCTCCTCGACGCGCGCCAGAAGGCCGTGAAGGAGGCCGGAGGCTCCGGTGCCGGCCTCATCGACGCCGATATCGTCGTCGTATGGGACGGATCCCGTCGGCTGCGTTCGATGCCGGGTGTCGTACGTCTGCTGCGTGAGGGACCGGGCGTCTCCATGTACGCGATCTGCCTGGACGAGGAGGAGCGGTTCCTGCCCGGAGAGTGCCAGGCCGTGGTCGTCGCCGAACCCAGGCGGACCGAGGAAACCCCTGGCCAGGCCGCTGGCTTCGCGGCTGCGGCGCCGCCCTCCGCGGGCGGGTTCCCGTCCTTCCACGCCTGGCACCAGACGGCCGAGCAGGACTCCGAGGGCGCGGAGAAGGTGCTCGAACTGAGGCTGCGGGTCGAGCAGAGCGGCCACCGCCGTATGACCGACGTACGGCCCGACTTCGTCTCGCCCGCCTGGTGCGCGCGGCTGGCCCGGTCGCTCTCCGCGCTGCGCGACATCAGCGGTGAGACGGAGGACTCGGCGCTGCCGGGTTCCAGCCGGCTGCTCGACGTACTGCAGCTGGAACCGCCGACGCGGGACGCGATCGCCGCCCGCTGGCGCATGGGCGGGCAGTCGACGATGGCCGTCGTCGGTGAGTCGTACGACGGTCCCTTCGGTATCGACATCCGGCGGGACGGGCCGCACGGCCTGATCGCCGGCACGACCGGTTCCGGTAAGTCGGAGCTGCTGCAGACCATCGTGGCCGCGCTCGCCGTCGCCAACACCCCCGAGAACATGACCTTCGTCCTCGTCGACTACAAGGGTGGCTCGGCGTTCAAGGACTGTGTGAAGCTCCCGCACACCGTCGGCATGGTGACCGACCTCGACGCCCACCTCGTCGAGCGTGCCCTGGAATCGCTCGGCGCGGAGCTGAAGCGGCGCGAGCACATCCTCGCCGCCGCCGACGCCAAGGACATCGAGGACTACCAGGACCTGGTACGCAGGGATCCCTCGAACCCGCCGGTTCCCCGACTCCTCATCGTCATCGACGAGTTCGCCTCGATGGTGCGTGACCTGCCCGACTTCGTCACCGGTCTGGTCAACATCGCCCAGCGAGGCCGTTCGCTCGGCATCCATCTGCTGCTCGCCACCCAGCGGCCCAGCGGTGTCGTCTCGCCCGAGATCCGGGCCAACACCAACCTGCGGATCGCGCTGCGCGTGACGGACGGCAGCGAGTCCAGCGACGTCATCGACTCGCCCGAGGCCGGTCACATCTCCAAGAGCACACCCGGTCGCGCGTATGTGCGTCTGGGACACGCCTCCCTCGTCCCCTTCCAGTCCGGCCGCGTCGGCGGGCGCCGGCCGGGGGCGGCCGACCCGCAGACGCTCGCGCCGTGGGCGGGACCGCTGCAGTGGGAGGACCTCGGACGGGCCGCGCTGGTGAAGCCGAAGGCCGAGGCCCGCCAGGAAGAGGAGATCACCGACCTCAAGGTCCTGGTGGACGCGGTGCAGGAGGCCAACCGGGCACTGGGGATTCCGGCACAGCACAGCCCGTGGCTGCCCGCTCTGGAGGAGACCCTCCTGCTGGACGCCATTCCGCCGGTCCGCAGCGCGGGTGCGCTGCCCGCCGCCCCGTACGGCGTCGAGGACCTGCCTGCCGCACAGGACCGCCGCCCGGTGGCCGTGGACTTCGCCACGTTCGGGCACCTGCTCGTGGGCGGCGCTCCGCGGACCGGTCGCTCGCAGCTGCTGCGGACGATCGCCGGCTCACTGGCCCGTACGCACTCGGTGGCCGACGTCCACCTGTACGGGATCGACTGCGGCAACGGCGCCCTCAACGCGCTGACCCGGCTGCCGCACTGCGGAGCGGTCGTCGGACGCAACCAACTGGAGCGGGTTGTCCGGCTCTTCGCCCGGCTGAAGGGTGAACTCACCCGTCGCCAGGACCTGTTCGCCGACCAGGGGTACGCCGACATCGGCGAGCAGCGGGCCGCCGCGGGCGAGGACGAGCGGCTGCCGCACATCGTGCTGTTGCTCGACCGCTGGGAGGGCTGGCTGCCCACGCTCGGCGAGTACGACCACGGTGACCTGACCGACCAGCTCATGGCCATGATGCGCGAGGGCGCGAGCGTCGGCATCCACGTGGTGATCACGGGTGACCGGCAGATCCTGTCCGGGCGGATCGGCTCGCTGACCGAGGACAAGTACGGCCTGCGCCTTGCCGACCGCGGCGACTTCTCGATGCTGGACATCAACTCCCGCAAGGTTCCCGAGGAGATCCCGCCGGGCCGGGCCTTCAGGAACGAGACGGCGACGGAGACGCAGTTCGCCCTGCTCTCCGAGGACACGACCGGGCAGGGGCAGGCCGCCGCGCTGATCGCCATCGGCGACGCCGCGGCCGCCCGTGACACGGCCATCCCGCGTTCCCGCCGGCCCTTCAAGGTCGACGTGCTGCCGAGCCGGATCTCCTTCGCGGACGCCTGGGGGATGCGCGACCCGGAGACGAGCACGTCCCCGCTGTGGGCGCTCGTGGGCGTCGGCGGCGACGAACTCACCGCGTTCGGCCCCGACCTCGCCGAGGGGGTTCCGGCCTTCGTGATCGGCGGCCCGGCCAAGTCCGGTCGCAGCACGGTGCTGTTGAACTTCGCGCGCTCCTACCTCGCACAGGGAGTACGCCTGGTCGTCGCCGCGCCGCGCCAGTCGCCCCTGCGTGAACTGGAGGGCCAGGAAGGCGTCCTGAAGGTCTTCACCGGCCGCGACATCGAGGACGACGACCTCGAGGAGGCCATCGCCTCGGCGACACCGGAGCAGCCCATCGCCGTCCTGGTCGACGACGCCGAAGTACTGGACGACTGCGACGCCGAGGACATCTTCAAGAAGATCCTCCAAAGCGGCGTCGAGGACGGGATCGCCCTCGTCATCGCCGGCGACGAGGAAGAGATCTGCGACGGCTTCTCCGGCTGGCAGGTCGACGCCAAGAAGGCCCGCCGCGGAATCCTGCTCTCCCCACAGGATTCCTCCGCAGGCGACCTGATCGGCATCCGCACGACCCGCAGCATGGTCGGCGGCCCCATCGCCCCCGGAAAGGGAATGCTGCACCTCGGCACCGGGGAACACATCACGATCACCACGCCGATGTGA
- a CDS encoding serine/threonine-protein kinase — translation MQPLGVDEPTVVGPYRLLGRLGSGGMGRVYLGRSTGGRTVAVKIVHPHFALDEEFRARFRREVEAARRVGGAWTAPVLDADPEAPVPWVATGYAAGPSLAAAVADAGALPAHSVRVLGAGLAEALSAVHALGLVHRDVKPSNVLLTLDGPLLIDFGIARATDGTASLTSTGVSVGSPGYMSPEQILGKTVAGPADIFSLGALLVYAATGEPPFPGDSSASLLYKVVHEEPRLGSLEGELRQLVAECLAKDPGERPAPGDVARRLAPEGAARLVAAGWLPGPMVEQVSRSAVRLLNLEAGLPSGPVEFSNPSVGGEFGPPPVMTPTPTYVPEPRDAPPPPADRPGKLSVSVAATSATGVNGRGRRLSCTVALAVAGALAAVTVGSAFLFDLMPGGDKSTGSGDTSAADSAYATPSASATGEQSIPASYLGTWEGPGLALSGTLPMGTIRVTVHQAAVGKELGTFRQTDQIGGICDDVLILKQVTSKQLIVTSIADESNRDVCTTGEHEVRLTPVGDDLKYETDNPEAGDPVARMSKVG, via the coding sequence ATGCAGCCGCTGGGAGTTGACGAACCCACGGTCGTGGGGCCCTACCGGCTGCTCGGCCGGCTGGGCTCCGGCGGCATGGGGCGCGTGTATCTGGGCCGAAGCACGGGCGGACGTACGGTCGCGGTCAAGATCGTGCACCCGCACTTCGCGCTCGACGAGGAGTTCCGCGCCCGTTTCCGCCGCGAGGTCGAGGCCGCGCGGCGGGTGGGCGGCGCGTGGACGGCCCCGGTCCTGGACGCGGACCCGGAGGCGCCGGTGCCGTGGGTCGCGACGGGATACGCGGCCGGTCCCTCGCTGGCGGCCGCCGTCGCGGACGCCGGCGCGCTTCCGGCCCATTCCGTACGAGTCCTGGGCGCCGGCCTCGCCGAAGCGCTCTCGGCGGTCCACGCGCTGGGCCTCGTCCACCGCGACGTCAAGCCCTCCAACGTCCTGCTCACCCTCGACGGCCCCCTGCTCATCGACTTCGGCATCGCGCGCGCCACGGACGGCACGGCGTCACTGACCTCGACCGGCGTCTCGGTCGGTTCCCCCGGCTACATGTCGCCCGAACAGATCCTCGGCAAGACGGTCGCGGGCCCCGCGGACATCTTCTCGCTGGGCGCGCTGCTGGTGTACGCGGCGACCGGGGAACCGCCGTTCCCCGGCGACTCCTCCGCCTCCCTCCTCTACAAGGTGGTGCACGAGGAACCCCGACTCGGCTCGCTGGAGGGCGAGTTGCGGCAACTGGTCGCTGAGTGCCTGGCGAAGGATCCGGGCGAGCGGCCGGCTCCGGGTGACGTGGCCCGGCGCCTCGCCCCGGAGGGAGCGGCCAGGCTGGTCGCGGCGGGATGGCTGCCGGGGCCGATGGTGGAGCAGGTCAGCCGCAGCGCGGTGCGGCTGCTGAACCTGGAGGCCGGGCTGCCTTCGGGGCCGGTGGAGTTCAGCAACCCTTCCGTGGGCGGGGAGTTCGGCCCGCCGCCGGTCATGACGCCCACACCTACTTATGTGCCCGAGCCGCGCGATGCGCCGCCGCCCCCTGCCGACCGCCCCGGCAAGCTCTCCGTCAGCGTGGCCGCCACCTCCGCGACTGGGGTGAACGGCCGTGGCCGCAGGCTCAGTTGCACGGTAGCCCTGGCGGTCGCGGGGGCGCTGGCGGCGGTGACGGTGGGCTCGGCGTTCCTGTTCGACCTGATGCCGGGCGGGGACAAGTCGACCGGCTCGGGCGACACCTCGGCAGCGGACTCCGCCTACGCGACACCGAGCGCGTCGGCCACCGGGGAACAGTCCATCCCCGCCTCCTACCTGGGCACCTGGGAGGGCCCCGGCCTCGCACTCAGCGGCACCCTCCCCATGGGCACCATCCGCGTCACCGTCCACCAGGCCGCCGTGGGCAAGGAGTTGGGCACCTTCCGCCAGACCGACCAGATCGGCGGCATCTGCGACGACGTACTCATCCTGAAACAGGTCACGTCCAAGCAACTCATCGTCACAAGCATCGCCGACGAGTCCAACCGAGACGTATGCACAACAGGCGAACACGAGGTACGCCTCACCCCCGTCGGAGACGACCTCAAGTACGAGACGGACAACCCGGAGGCGGGGGATCCGGTGGCTCGGATGTCGAAGGTCGGGTAG
- a CDS encoding menaquinone biosynthetic enzyme MqnA/MqnD family protein, whose product MDNSRNRPRVGHIQFLNCLPLYWGLARTGTLLDFELTKDTPEKLSEKLVQGDLDIGPITLVEFLKHADELVAFPDIAVGCDGPVMSCVIVSQVPLDQLDGARVALGSTSRTSVRLAQLLLAEQIGVQPSYYTCPPDLPLMMQEADAAVLIGDAALRANLSEGPKLGLEVHDLGAMWKEWTGLPFVFAVWAARRDYLEREPAVTRKVHEAFLASRDLSLDEVGKVAEQAARWEAFDEKVLEQYFTTLDFRFGGPQLAAVREFARRVGSTTGFPADVSVRLLES is encoded by the coding sequence GTGGACAATTCTCGCAACCGGCCGCGCGTCGGCCACATCCAGTTCCTGAACTGCCTGCCCCTCTACTGGGGGCTCGCGAGAACGGGCACGCTCCTCGACTTCGAGCTCACCAAGGACACCCCCGAGAAGCTCAGCGAGAAGCTGGTGCAGGGCGACCTCGACATCGGGCCCATCACGCTCGTCGAGTTCCTCAAGCACGCCGACGAGCTGGTCGCCTTCCCCGACATCGCGGTCGGCTGCGACGGCCCGGTGATGTCCTGCGTGATCGTCTCGCAGGTCCCCCTCGACCAGCTGGACGGCGCCCGCGTCGCCCTCGGCTCGACCTCTCGTACGTCCGTACGCCTGGCGCAGCTGCTCCTCGCCGAGCAGATCGGTGTCCAGCCGTCGTACTACACCTGCCCGCCCGACCTCCCGCTGATGATGCAGGAGGCCGACGCCGCCGTACTCATCGGTGACGCGGCCCTGCGTGCCAACCTGAGCGAGGGCCCCAAGCTCGGCCTCGAGGTGCACGACCTCGGCGCCATGTGGAAGGAGTGGACGGGCCTGCCGTTCGTCTTCGCCGTCTGGGCGGCCCGCCGCGACTACCTGGAGCGCGAGCCGGCCGTCACCCGCAAGGTCCACGAGGCGTTCCTGGCGTCCAGGGACCTGTCCCTGGACGAGGTCGGCAAGGTCGCCGAGCAGGCGGCACGCTGGGAGGCCTTCGACGAGAAGGTCCTGGAGCAGTACTTCACGACGCTCGACTTCCGCTTCGGCGGCCCGCAGTTGGCGGCCGTACGGGAGTTCGCCCGCCGGGTCGGCTCGACCACCGGGTTCCCGGCGGACGTGAGCGTGCGGCTGCTGGAGTCCTGA
- a CDS encoding cold-shock protein, with protein MATGTVKWFNAEKGFGFIAQEGGGPDVFVHYSAINANGFRSLEENQSVSFDVTQGPKGPQAENVTPL; from the coding sequence ATGGCTACCGGAACCGTGAAGTGGTTCAACGCCGAAAAGGGCTTTGGTTTCATCGCCCAGGAAGGCGGAGGACCGGACGTCTTCGTCCACTACTCTGCGATCAACGCCAACGGTTTCCGTTCACTCGAGGAGAACCAGTCGGTCTCCTTCGACGTGACGCAGGGTCCGAAGGGCCCGCAGGCGGAGAACGTAACCCCGCTCTAA
- a CDS encoding XRE family transcriptional regulator — protein sequence MTDDGPPSRLPLDWIAASLRRERTRAGLSLSELAKRAGIAKSTLSQLEAASGNPSVETLWALGVALGVPFSALVEPPAPAVQVIRAGEGPTVHSEQAAYAATLLSASPPGARRDIYHVRVEPGAARESDPHIPGTVEQLIVSTGRLAAGPRGETVELGPGDYVSYRGDVPHAYEALAPGTTFVLVMQHI from the coding sequence ATGACCGACGACGGCCCCCCGTCCCGCCTCCCGCTCGACTGGATCGCCGCCTCCCTGCGGCGCGAGCGCACCCGCGCCGGGCTCTCCCTCTCCGAGCTGGCCAAGCGCGCCGGCATCGCGAAGTCCACGCTCTCCCAGCTGGAGGCGGCGAGCGGCAATCCGAGCGTGGAGACGCTGTGGGCGCTGGGGGTGGCGCTCGGCGTACCGTTCAGCGCGCTGGTGGAGCCGCCCGCCCCGGCCGTCCAGGTGATCCGCGCGGGCGAGGGGCCGACCGTCCACTCCGAGCAGGCGGCGTACGCGGCCACCCTGCTGTCGGCGAGCCCGCCGGGAGCGCGGCGCGACATCTACCACGTGCGCGTGGAGCCGGGCGCCGCCCGGGAGTCGGACCCGCACATCCCGGGGACGGTGGAGCAACTGATCGTCAGCACCGGGCGGCTGGCGGCGGGCCCGCGGGGCGAGACGGTGGAGCTCGGGCCCGGCGACTACGTGTCGTACCGCGGAGATGTGCCGCACGCGTACGAGGCGCTGGCGCCGGGGACGACGTTCGTACTGGTCATGCAGCACATCTAG
- a CDS encoding AzlC family ABC transporter permease — MRSLLRTTGALDSGLLRDVALVCLASGVVGISFGAISVAGGLPVWVPVVMSLVVYAGSAQFSAVGILLAGGGPFAAAATGLLLNTRTAAFSLAVADVLGRGPWPVRLLGAHLVTDETVAFALAQPTPARRRAAFWFSGLGLYAAWNLCVLGGALAGGAIGDTGTFGLDAAFPAVLLALVLPALRKDSGVRRAALAGAVVALAATPVVPAGVPVLLALAGLLVVGRTA, encoded by the coding sequence ATGCGTTCGCTACTCCGAACAACCGGGGCACTCGATTCCGGCCTCCTCCGTGACGTGGCCCTGGTCTGTCTCGCCAGCGGAGTCGTCGGCATCTCGTTCGGCGCGATCTCCGTCGCGGGCGGGCTGCCCGTGTGGGTGCCGGTGGTGATGTCGCTGGTCGTGTACGCGGGCTCCGCCCAGTTCAGCGCGGTGGGGATTCTGCTGGCCGGCGGCGGCCCGTTCGCGGCGGCGGCGACGGGGCTGCTGCTCAACACCCGGACGGCGGCCTTCAGCCTCGCCGTCGCGGACGTACTCGGCCGGGGCCCCTGGCCGGTACGGCTGCTCGGGGCACACCTCGTCACCGACGAGACGGTGGCGTTCGCACTCGCCCAGCCCACCCCCGCCCGTCGCCGGGCCGCCTTCTGGTTCTCCGGGCTCGGTCTGTACGCGGCCTGGAACCTGTGCGTGCTGGGGGGCGCGCTGGCGGGCGGGGCGATCGGGGACACGGGCACGTTCGGCCTGGACGCCGCCTTCCCAGCGGTGCTGTTGGCGCTGGTACTGCCCGCACTGCGAAAGGACTCGGGCGTACGGCGGGCCGCGCTCGCCGGTGCGGTCGTGGCGCTGGCGGCCACACCGGTCGTGCCCGCGGGGGTGCCGGTGCTGCTGGCGCTGGCCGGGCTGCTCGTCGTAGGGAGGACGGCATGA
- a CDS encoding AzlD domain-containing protein translates to MTTPLVVAILALAVGTYAFRLVGPVLHGRVEIPVRVRELLSAGAVVLLVALLATGALTEARGFAGWARPLGVLVGGVLAWRRAPFVVVVLGAAGATAVLRAVGVG, encoded by the coding sequence ATGACCACCCCGCTGGTCGTCGCCATCCTCGCGCTCGCGGTGGGGACGTACGCCTTCCGGCTGGTGGGCCCTGTCCTGCACGGGCGGGTCGAAATTCCCGTACGGGTACGGGAGTTGCTGTCCGCCGGAGCGGTGGTCCTGCTCGTCGCCCTGCTCGCCACCGGGGCACTCACCGAGGCGCGGGGGTTCGCGGGGTGGGCACGGCCGCTCGGGGTGCTGGTGGGTGGGGTGCTGGCCTGGCGGAGGGCGCCGTTCGTGGTGGTGGTGTTGGGGGCGGCCGGGGCGACGGCGGTGCTGCGGGCGGTCGGGGTGGGCTAG